In the bacterium genome, one interval contains:
- the aceF gene encoding dihydrolipoyllysine-residue acetyltransferase produces the protein MPELREVTIPDIGDIDEVDVVEVLVASGDQVKQDDSLISLESDKATMDVPAPFAGTVREVKVKAGDKVREGSTILMLEVAAGESEEPAAEAAAPPAPAPPKAAPAPELESSQERPKPIEQTTPSPVPGPATAPPPPSPEPMSPPNDFSKVYASPAVRRFARELGVDLSRVRGTGRKARILKEDVERFVKESLSKPTARAGAVAVELPVIDFSTFGEIERQPLTRIQKISGPSLTRSWLTIPHVTQHDESDITELEAFRQEHKTRAKEQGFSLTPLAFVMKAVVAALKEFPRVNASLDADGEQLVVKKYYHLGVAVDTPEGLVVPVIRDVDRKSVFDLARELAEVSAQARERKLKPDQVRGASFTVSSLGGIGGTFFTPIVNWPEVAILGVSRSRQQAVWNGESFEPRLILPLSLSYDHRVIDGAMAVRFTTYLSQVLSDIRRLIL, from the coding sequence ATGCCGGAACTACGAGAAGTCACCATCCCTGACATTGGAGACATCGACGAGGTCGATGTCGTCGAGGTGTTGGTTGCCAGCGGAGACCAGGTCAAACAAGACGACTCGCTGATCTCACTCGAGAGCGACAAGGCGACCATGGACGTACCGGCGCCGTTTGCAGGTACCGTGCGCGAGGTCAAGGTGAAGGCGGGTGACAAGGTGCGCGAGGGGAGTACCATTCTGATGCTCGAGGTAGCGGCGGGCGAGAGCGAGGAGCCGGCTGCCGAGGCCGCGGCCCCGCCGGCTCCGGCGCCTCCGAAGGCCGCGCCGGCGCCCGAGCTAGAGAGCTCTCAAGAGCGGCCTAAGCCGATCGAGCAGACGACTCCGAGCCCGGTACCGGGTCCGGCCACAGCGCCACCCCCGCCGTCGCCCGAGCCGATGTCCCCGCCGAACGACTTCTCCAAGGTCTACGCCTCGCCGGCGGTGCGTCGGTTCGCGCGCGAGCTGGGCGTTGATCTCAGCCGCGTTCGCGGTACCGGCCGCAAGGCGAGAATTCTCAAGGAGGATGTGGAGAGGTTCGTCAAGGAATCGCTGTCCAAGCCGACGGCTCGGGCCGGAGCTGTCGCGGTCGAGCTTCCGGTGATCGATTTTTCGACCTTCGGGGAGATCGAGCGCCAGCCTCTCACGCGCATCCAGAAGATCTCGGGGCCGAGCCTGACCCGGAGCTGGCTGACGATTCCGCATGTCACCCAGCACGATGAGAGCGACATCACCGAGCTCGAGGCCTTTCGACAGGAGCACAAGACCCGGGCCAAAGAACAGGGCTTCAGCCTGACGCCGCTGGCTTTCGTCATGAAAGCGGTGGTGGCGGCGCTCAAGGAGTTTCCCCGCGTCAATGCGTCACTCGATGCCGACGGTGAACAACTCGTGGTCAAGAAGTACTACCACCTGGGTGTCGCGGTGGACACACCCGAAGGGCTGGTAGTTCCGGTGATTCGTGACGTCGATCGGAAGAGCGTGTTCGATCTCGCACGCGAGTTGGCCGAGGTCAGCGCCCAGGCGCGCGAGCGCAAGCTCAAACCCGACCAGGTCCGAGGCGCGAGTTTCACGGTGTCGAGCCTGGGCGGTATCGGTGGAACCTTTTTTACGCCAATCGTCAACTGGCCCGAGGTGGCGATTCTCGGTGTTTCCAGATCGCGCCAACAAGCGGTCTGGAACGGCGAGTCCTTCGAGCCGCGATTGATTCTGCCGCTCTCGCTTTCCTACGACCACCGGGTGATCGATGGCGCCATGGCCGTGCGCTTTACGACCTATCTGAGCCAGGTGCTCTCCGACATCCGTAGATTGATTCTGTGA
- the lpdA gene encoding dihydrolipoyl dehydrogenase, whose translation MDHLSEVRVPDLGTDDSVDVVEVLVAAGDQIALEDSLITLESDKASMDVPSPVAGKVRELKVKRGDTITQGSLILLMEVTEEAASEFLEMPSESAGSATRDESSAHFSAEPSAAERIDPAASVSPASATAAETYDTDLVVIGAGVGGYTAAFRAADLGLRVTLIERYPVLGGVCLNVGCIPSKALLHVAEVVHEAGALAEHGVSFGPPEVDLDRLRSWKTEVVGRLTGGLRALAKRRNVRVVEGTAQFAGPHEIEIDGSDELQKLSFAQATIAAGSRVVKIPGVPYDDPRVMDSTDALELAETPESLLLVGGGIIGLEMAMVYGALGTKLTVVELLDGLIPGCDRDLVKPLEKRLRKDLDAEIHLGTKVAAIESSEAGLIATLVGPDSSKSSTFDRALIAVGRRPNGDLLNAGAAGVAVDERGFIAVDRSQRTNQPHIYAIGDIVGEPMLAHKAAHQAKVAAENAAGEKSAFDARAIPSVAYTDPEIAWVGLSELEARETGTSYEKAVFPWSASGRSLGMGRTDGRTKLLFDPETKRLLGAGIVGPGAGDLISEIALAIEMDCEATDLALTIHPHPTVSETIGFAAEAFEGTITDLYLPKRR comes from the coding sequence ATGGACCACCTGAGCGAAGTCCGGGTTCCCGATCTGGGCACCGACGACTCCGTCGACGTTGTCGAAGTCCTGGTCGCCGCCGGCGACCAGATTGCTCTCGAAGACAGCCTGATCACGCTCGAAAGCGACAAGGCCTCGATGGACGTGCCGTCGCCGGTGGCCGGCAAAGTGCGCGAGCTCAAGGTCAAGCGGGGCGACACGATCACGCAGGGCTCCTTGATCCTGCTCATGGAGGTCACAGAGGAGGCGGCGTCCGAGTTTCTGGAGATGCCCTCCGAGAGCGCCGGGTCGGCGACGCGGGACGAGTCCTCGGCGCACTTCTCGGCAGAGCCATCCGCTGCCGAACGGATCGATCCGGCGGCGTCGGTTTCCCCGGCTTCCGCCACCGCAGCCGAGACCTACGACACCGATCTGGTGGTCATCGGTGCCGGTGTCGGCGGCTACACGGCCGCCTTCCGAGCCGCCGATCTGGGGCTGCGAGTCACGCTGATCGAGCGCTATCCGGTGCTCGGCGGCGTATGCCTCAACGTAGGCTGCATTCCTTCCAAAGCCCTGCTTCATGTGGCGGAGGTCGTGCACGAGGCGGGGGCTCTTGCCGAGCACGGCGTGTCGTTCGGCCCTCCCGAAGTTGACTTGGATCGTCTGCGCTCGTGGAAAACCGAGGTGGTCGGCCGATTGACCGGTGGGTTGAGAGCGCTCGCCAAAAGGCGAAACGTGCGGGTGGTAGAGGGCACCGCCCAGTTCGCAGGCCCGCACGAGATCGAGATCGACGGCTCTGACGAACTGCAGAAACTGAGCTTCGCCCAGGCGACCATCGCTGCCGGCTCCAGGGTCGTGAAGATCCCCGGCGTGCCCTACGATGATCCCCGAGTCATGGACTCGACCGACGCGCTCGAGTTGGCCGAGACACCCGAGAGCCTGTTGCTCGTGGGTGGCGGAATCATCGGACTCGAGATGGCCATGGTCTACGGCGCTTTGGGGACCAAGCTGACGGTTGTCGAGCTGTTGGATGGACTGATCCCGGGTTGCGATCGCGATCTGGTGAAGCCACTCGAGAAGCGCCTGCGTAAGGATCTCGACGCCGAGATCCACCTCGGCACCAAGGTAGCGGCTATAGAGAGCTCCGAGGCCGGGCTCATCGCCACTCTGGTTGGACCGGACTCATCGAAGTCCTCGACTTTCGACCGGGCCCTGATCGCGGTGGGCCGGCGCCCGAACGGTGATTTGCTGAACGCCGGGGCAGCGGGCGTCGCGGTGGACGAGCGAGGCTTCATCGCCGTGGACCGATCGCAGCGCACGAACCAGCCGCACATCTACGCCATTGGCGACATTGTTGGGGAGCCGATGCTCGCTCACAAAGCGGCCCATCAGGCCAAGGTCGCTGCGGAGAACGCGGCGGGTGAGAAGAGTGCTTTCGACGCGCGCGCGATTCCGTCCGTCGCCTACACCGATCCCGAAATCGCCTGGGTGGGTCTCAGCGAGCTCGAGGCCAGAGAAACCGGGACCTCGTACGAGAAGGCTGTTTTCCCATGGTCGGCGAGTGGCCGGTCTCTCGGCATGGGTAGGACGGACGGCCGGACCAAGCTACTGTTCGACCCCGAGACGAAGCGGCTGCTCGGCGCCGGGATCGTGGGCCCGGGCGCCGGAGACTTGATCTCGGAGATTGCCCTGGCGATCGAAATGGATTGCGAGGCGACGGACCTGGCACTCACAATCCATCCGCATCCGACCGTGTCCGAGACCATCGGCTTCGCCGCCGAGGCGTTCGAGGGTACGATCACCGACCTCTATTTGCCCAAGCGAAGATAG
- the msrA gene encoding peptide-methionine (S)-S-oxide reductase MsrA, with product MTATATFGAGCFWGVEAAFRQIEGVEDAVSGYMGGHLDNPSYEDVCTDTTGHAEVVQVDYDPDKTSYEELLDVFWSNHDPTTLNRQGPDVGKQYRSAIFFHDEEQRERAERAIAELDASDRFSDPIVTEIAPAQKFWRAEEYHQRYLEKRGLNTCRL from the coding sequence ATGACTGCTACTGCAACGTTCGGAGCCGGATGCTTCTGGGGCGTGGAGGCGGCTTTTCGCCAAATCGAAGGAGTGGAAGATGCCGTCTCCGGCTACATGGGTGGCCATCTGGATAATCCGAGCTACGAGGACGTCTGTACGGACACGACCGGCCATGCGGAGGTCGTTCAGGTCGACTATGACCCCGACAAGACCTCCTACGAAGAGTTGCTCGATGTCTTCTGGAGCAACCACGACCCGACCACATTGAACCGGCAGGGCCCGGATGTCGGCAAGCAGTATCGATCGGCGATCTTTTTTCACGACGAGGAGCAGCGCGAGAGGGCCGAACGCGCGATTGCAGAGCTCGACGCCAGTGACCGCTTTTCCGATCCGATCGTGACCGAGATCGCCCCGGCTCAGAAGTTTTGGCGCGCCGAGGAGTACCATCAGCGCTATCTCGAGAAGCGCGGCCTGAACACTTGCCGTCTGTGA
- a CDS encoding permease, which translates to MGSEALAGRPIAPGKSARATFVTRVYLHLLGAILVFVAFEVALFKSGVADKLAGAMAGVPWGLILAAFLMIAWFASRMAWRLSSPLGQYVGLGLYIVGKGLIFVPLLYRANHWAPGTIEQAAQVTVMGAVGLTLVAWTSRNDFSSLRSFLYWGGIIALILIVASLVFGWRLGTWFSVAMIAFSGASILYDTAGIARRYRRHRRLRTPRHVGAALSLFASVGMMFWYVLRLTTRLQR; encoded by the coding sequence ATGGGCTCGGAGGCTCTCGCCGGACGGCCGATCGCGCCGGGCAAGAGCGCCCGCGCGACGTTTGTCACGCGCGTCTATCTGCATCTGTTGGGCGCCATCCTGGTGTTCGTGGCGTTCGAGGTGGCGCTCTTCAAATCGGGCGTTGCGGACAAGCTCGCGGGCGCGATGGCCGGAGTTCCGTGGGGCCTGATCCTGGCCGCGTTTTTGATGATCGCCTGGTTCGCGAGCCGGATGGCCTGGCGCCTCAGCTCACCTCTGGGCCAGTACGTTGGCCTGGGTCTCTACATCGTTGGCAAGGGGCTGATCTTCGTGCCCCTCCTCTACCGCGCCAACCATTGGGCGCCAGGCACGATCGAGCAGGCGGCGCAGGTGACGGTGATGGGTGCCGTTGGGTTGACTCTGGTCGCCTGGACGTCCCGCAACGACTTCTCGTCTCTGAGATCGTTTCTCTACTGGGGTGGCATCATCGCGCTGATCCTAATCGTCGCTTCACTGGTCTTCGGTTGGCGGCTGGGGACCTGGTTCAGCGTCGCGATGATTGCTTTCTCGGGAGCGTCGATCCTCTACGACACCGCCGGTATCGCGCGTCGCTATCGGCGGCATCGCCGGCTTCGGACGCCGCGCCACGTGGGGGCGGCGCTGTCGCTGTTCGCCTCGGTCGGCATGATGTTCTGGTACGTGCTGCGGCTGACGACGCGGCTGCAGCGGTAG
- the trmH gene encoding tRNA (guanosine(18)-2'-O)-methyltransferase TrmH: protein MTPERFHRIRAVLERRQLDLTVLLENVHKPHNFAAVLRTADAVGLYQAHAVVPDRDLRTALVSASGADKWVEVELHGTTAEGLDDLGRRGLRILAAHPAPDALDYRTVDFTRPTAVLFGQEKDGLSAEALTVADSTISIPMVGFVTSLNVSVAAAVVLFEAMRQRAAAGLYAKSRMDSDLFARKLFEWAYPELADLCRRRGVGYPRLDEDGGLLDPLPR from the coding sequence ATGACTCCCGAGCGGTTTCACCGAATTCGCGCGGTTCTCGAACGACGCCAGCTCGACTTGACCGTGCTCTTGGAGAACGTCCACAAACCCCACAATTTCGCCGCGGTGCTCAGGACCGCCGATGCCGTCGGCCTCTACCAAGCCCACGCCGTGGTGCCCGATCGAGATCTCAGAACCGCGCTGGTCTCGGCGAGCGGCGCGGACAAATGGGTCGAAGTCGAGCTTCACGGAACCACCGCCGAGGGACTCGACGACCTCGGGCGAAGGGGTCTGAGGATTCTGGCCGCGCACCCCGCCCCCGACGCCCTCGACTACCGAACCGTCGACTTCACGCGGCCGACGGCGGTGCTCTTCGGCCAGGAGAAAGACGGTCTGAGCGCCGAGGCCCTGACCGTCGCCGATTCGACAATCAGCATACCTATGGTTGGCTTCGTAACCTCCCTCAACGTCTCGGTGGCCGCCGCCGTGGTCCTGTTCGAAGCCATGCGCCAGCGAGCCGCCGCCGGGCTCTACGCAAAGAGCCGCATGGACTCGGACCTGTTCGCGCGCAAGCTGTTCGAGTGGGCGTACCCCGAGCTCGCGGATCTTTGCCGCCGCCGCGGCGTCGGCTACCCGAGGCTCGATGAGGATGGCGGTCTGCTGGATCCCCTTCCGCGGTAG
- a CDS encoding tetratricopeptide repeat protein, with protein MPSSLSKPARLVDFSGRLLIAALCLGLVLPATGWASGGSSSFPSTPSAPESPETNAQKHYEQGLAHRDKAWELEKKAAEAEGAAADKLLNKATKEYGKAVKLQRNAVTANPRMHQAYSSLGYALRKTGEFDESIEAYDRALTLAPGYTEAIEYRAEAYLALNRLEKAKSAYLTLMRVDQARADELMTAMKRWLAQNAQSESGSAGVSEADLEEFSSWVEERADVAGHAAMLGPAQARDW; from the coding sequence ATGCCAAGTAGCCTCAGCAAGCCCGCCCGGTTGGTCGATTTCTCCGGAAGACTCCTGATCGCGGCACTGTGTCTCGGCCTCGTTCTGCCGGCGACCGGCTGGGCCAGCGGGGGCTCTTCCAGCTTTCCCTCGACCCCCTCGGCTCCGGAAAGCCCGGAAACGAACGCCCAGAAGCACTACGAGCAGGGCCTCGCGCATCGCGACAAGGCCTGGGAGCTCGAGAAGAAGGCCGCCGAGGCGGAAGGAGCCGCGGCCGACAAGCTCCTCAACAAGGCGACGAAGGAATACGGCAAAGCCGTGAAATTGCAGCGCAATGCCGTGACCGCGAATCCCCGCATGCATCAGGCATACAGCAGCCTCGGATACGCACTGCGCAAGACCGGCGAGTTCGACGAGTCCATCGAGGCCTACGACCGGGCTCTGACCCTGGCTCCGGGGTACACGGAGGCGATCGAGTATCGCGCCGAGGCCTATCTGGCGTTGAATCGACTGGAAAAGGCAAAGAGTGCCTACTTGACCTTGATGCGTGTCGATCAGGCCAGGGCCGATGAGCTCATGACTGCCATGAAGAGATGGCTAGCGCAGAACGCGCAGAGCGAAAGCGGCTCGGCCGGGGTCTCCGAGGCCGACCTGGAAGAGTTCTCGAGTTGGGTGGAAGAGCGCGCCGACGTCGCCGGCCACGCGGCGATGCTCGGGCCCGCCCAGGCTCGCGACTGGTAG